The following proteins come from a genomic window of Streptococcus oralis:
- a CDS encoding rhodanese-like domain-containing protein → METSISMADFYEKYQHENLNLIDVREVHEFQAGHAPGAKNLPLSTLEKGYKELKPDHEYHVICQGGVRSASACQFLSSQGLTVTNVEGGMNAWPGQVE, encoded by the coding sequence ATGGAAACTAGTATCAGCATGGCTGACTTTTATGAAAAATACCAACATGAAAATCTAAATCTTATCGATGTCCGTGAAGTACATGAATTCCAAGCAGGACATGCACCAGGTGCAAAAAATCTGCCTTTAAGTACCTTGGAGAAAGGCTACAAAGAACTCAAACCTGACCATGAATACCATGTCATTTGTCAAGGTGGAGTGCGTTCTGCATCTGCCTGCCAATTTCTCAGTTCCCAAGGCCTCACCGTTACCAACGTAGAAGGTGGTATGAATGCTTGGCCTGGGCAAGTAGAATAA
- a CDS encoding ABC transporter permease has protein sequence MRTIAIAKKVIKELLRDKRTLALMFIAPVFIMWLMNLMFSASTTVNVKLATQDLPTGLVTKMDELDHVDIETYQDLDQAKEALANEKVDAVISYKDGEYQVDYANTDASKTSMIRQVLRTSIASEGTDQLLSRVKQALPQLDSDAKTPEIKESYQYGDENTSFFTSMIPVLIGFVVFFFVFLISGMALLKERTSGTLERLLATPVKRSEIVYGYMLSYGIIAIFQTAVVVLAAIWLLDVEVVGSILNVIIVNVVLALVALAFGILLSTLAKSEFQMMQFIPLVIMPQLFFSGIIPLSSMGEWAPTVGKFLPLTYSGDAISQIILYGHNLSDILPNLFVLMIFLIILTILNIVGLRRYRKV, from the coding sequence ATGAGAACAATAGCGATTGCAAAAAAAGTCATCAAAGAATTACTTCGTGACAAACGAACTCTAGCCCTGATGTTTATAGCACCTGTTTTTATCATGTGGTTGATGAACCTCATGTTTTCAGCTAGTACAACCGTGAATGTCAAGTTAGCGACACAAGATCTACCAACTGGTTTGGTAACGAAAATGGATGAGCTTGATCATGTGGACATCGAGACTTATCAAGACTTAGATCAGGCCAAAGAAGCGCTAGCAAATGAAAAAGTCGATGCTGTGATTTCTTATAAAGACGGTGAGTATCAGGTCGACTACGCAAATACAGATGCCTCCAAGACATCTATGATACGACAAGTGTTACGAACAAGTATCGCCAGTGAAGGCACCGATCAGTTACTATCTCGTGTCAAACAAGCTCTTCCACAATTGGACTCGGACGCAAAAACACCAGAAATCAAGGAGTCTTATCAGTATGGAGATGAAAATACAAGCTTCTTTACCAGTATGATTCCGGTTTTGATAGGTTTTGTAGTTTTCTTCTTTGTCTTTTTGATTTCAGGTATGGCGCTTTTGAAAGAGCGCACCAGTGGAACACTAGAACGTTTGTTAGCAACACCAGTGAAACGATCTGAAATCGTCTATGGCTATATGTTGTCTTACGGTATTATTGCGATTTTTCAAACGGCAGTTGTCGTCTTAGCAGCAATTTGGCTACTAGATGTAGAAGTTGTAGGAAGTATTTTAAATGTTATAATAGTTAATGTGGTACTGGCTCTTGTAGCACTAGCTTTTGGAATTCTCTTGTCTACTCTAGCAAAATCAGAATTCCAAATGATGCAATTTATTCCTCTCGTGATTATGCCCCAACTTTTTTTCTCAGGAATTATTCCATTGTCATCCATGGGAGAATGGGCTCCAACTGTGGGGAAATTTTTGCCATTAACCTATTCTGGTGATGCAATAAGCCAGATTATTCTTTACGGACACAATCTTAGTGATATTTTGCCAAATCTTTTTGTTTTAATGATTTTCTTGATCATTTTAACAATTCTCAATATTGTTGGATTGCGTCGTTATCGTAAAGTTTAG
- a CDS encoding carbohydrate-binding domain-containing protein produces the protein MKSKKWTLLVTSLTAMVLMAACAQSTTTSNTNATTNSATTTSTKTNQSSYFTEKDNDTSYDESTASKIELSGSSANVSGDGVTVSESTVTITKSGTYVISGQSDGVQIKIEADKSADVHLVLKGATMTNTNAAISATSAGHVYLTLAEGTTNSLSDSSSNSDEKADAALFSKVDLTINGKGTLNVDGKKNNGIKANDTLHITGGTYNITAVGDAFNVNDELNITGTTMTIDAKEDGVKVDNDEDTSVGTMYLSNNNITVTAGDDGIHASGDLVIDSGTYTVKNSTEGLEGKSITINGGDISIYSTDDGVNAANKNAQQSEIFFTMNGGNLTVEVGQGDTDPIDSNGNITVTGGTIKMTGQTGFDFDGTATYTGGDIYLNGEKQTEIVNSMPGGGGPNGGPQGNGGPAPGGQG, from the coding sequence ATGAAATCAAAAAAATGGACCCTACTCGTAACGAGTTTAACGGCAATGGTGCTGATGGCAGCATGTGCCCAGTCAACAACTACATCCAATACCAATGCAACGACAAATAGTGCAACAACAACTTCAACAAAGACAAACCAATCATCCTATTTTACAGAGAAGGACAATGATACTTCTTATGATGAAAGCACAGCTTCTAAGATTGAGTTATCTGGCTCATCAGCAAACGTCTCTGGAGATGGGGTGACAGTCTCTGAATCAACAGTGACCATCACAAAATCTGGAACCTATGTGATTTCAGGTCAGTCTGACGGAGTGCAGATCAAGATCGAGGCAGATAAGTCGGCAGATGTTCATCTAGTCCTAAAAGGTGCGACCATGACCAATACCAATGCAGCGATATCTGCGACATCAGCTGGCCATGTCTATTTGACTCTAGCAGAGGGAACCACCAACAGTCTCTCTGACTCAAGCTCTAACAGCGACGAAAAAGCAGACGCAGCTCTCTTTTCTAAGGTGGATTTGACCATCAACGGGAAAGGAACTCTCAATGTAGATGGCAAGAAGAACAACGGGATCAAGGCCAATGACACCCTCCACATCACGGGCGGAACCTATAACATCACAGCAGTTGGCGATGCCTTTAATGTCAATGATGAACTCAACATCACTGGTACGACCATGACTATCGATGCCAAGGAAGATGGCGTAAAGGTGGACAATGATGAGGATACTTCAGTCGGAACCATGTACCTATCCAACAACAACATCACCGTTACAGCAGGAGATGATGGCATCCACGCTTCTGGTGATTTGGTTATCGATAGTGGTACCTACACCGTCAAGAATTCGACAGAAGGACTTGAAGGTAAGTCCATCACTATCAACGGTGGGGACATTAGCATCTATTCGACAGATGATGGAGTCAATGCAGCTAATAAAAACGCCCAACAGAGTGAAATTTTCTTCACTATGAACGGTGGGAACCTGACAGTAGAAGTCGGTCAAGGGGACACAGACCCAATCGACTCAAACGGCAATATAACGGTCACAGGCGGAACCATTAAAATGACTGGTCAAACAGGTTTTGACTTTGATGGAACTGCGACCTACACAGGCGGAGACATCTATCTCAACGGTGAAAAACAAACGGAAATCGTCAATTCTATGCCTGGAGGCGGTGGACCAAATGGAGGTCCTCAAGGAAATGGCGGTCCAGCCCCTGGCGGACAAGGATAA
- a CDS encoding TetR/AcrR family transcriptional regulator: MDKTVFESFEDYLEEANYPQGKKKIMQAAVDLISTKSYHGTSTLHIAERAGLSQATLFKYFKTKDDLLTAILHPVVPGIFGSFFEELLAFETTEERVRYLVHNRMSYLKKNRALMKIILQESFSNKKLKNEQIFIWNAIQDKLRVLHKELLADPRVNPELTSPQMVRICVGPLLAYFAQLYIVSDNGEIKEEDLDLLEKQILGGLWK, translated from the coding sequence ATGGATAAGACTGTTTTTGAATCGTTTGAAGATTACTTAGAAGAAGCGAATTACCCTCAAGGAAAGAAAAAAATCATGCAGGCAGCAGTGGATCTCATATCAACCAAGAGTTACCATGGGACCTCAACTCTTCACATAGCTGAGCGTGCTGGACTAAGCCAGGCAACTTTGTTTAAGTATTTTAAGACGAAGGATGATCTACTGACGGCTATTTTACATCCTGTAGTCCCAGGCATTTTCGGTAGTTTTTTTGAGGAACTCTTAGCTTTTGAAACGACAGAAGAGAGGGTTCGTTATCTCGTCCACAATCGTATGAGCTATCTCAAAAAAAATCGTGCTTTGATGAAAATCATTCTGCAGGAGAGTTTTTCAAATAAAAAACTAAAAAATGAACAGATTTTTATCTGGAATGCTATTCAAGATAAACTTCGAGTACTTCATAAGGAATTGCTGGCAGATCCACGTGTAAATCCAGAGTTAACGAGTCCTCAAATGGTTCGTATTTGTGTTGGTCCATTGTTGGCTTACTTCGCTCAGCTTTATATCGTTAGCGATAATGGAGAAATAAAAGAGGAAGACTTAGACTTATTAGAAAAACAGATTTTAGGTGGTTTGTGGAAATAG
- a CDS encoding DUF4956 domain-containing protein: protein MSNLFNSIFNDATATADPLQLLLALVVSLFLGLALSWAYKQRTLYTREFVISLTLLPCLMSLVIFLVNGSLGTSIAVAGTFSLIRFRSATSGSRELIAIFLAMIIGLAAGTGYLLLAVLFTVFILGIWLLLEKQQSKSNHQRRRLLTITLPNKEDRLDTIQVALDQFCTESDLISVDTSNAGESLQTVYEVDLNPQVDDFQLTSYLTSKISQCDVSLTKKAKKKKNL, encoded by the coding sequence ATGTCTAACCTTTTTAACTCTATTTTCAACGACGCAACCGCCACTGCTGACCCACTCCAACTCCTACTCGCCCTTGTCGTCAGCCTTTTTCTAGGACTAGCACTCAGCTGGGCCTACAAGCAACGGACTCTTTACACACGGGAATTTGTCATCAGTTTGACCCTTTTACCTTGTTTAATGTCGCTGGTTATCTTCCTCGTCAATGGCAGTCTCGGAACGTCGATTGCAGTAGCAGGGACCTTTAGTCTCATTCGTTTCCGTTCTGCAACGAGTGGCTCTCGAGAGCTGATCGCTATCTTTCTAGCCATGATCATCGGTCTGGCGGCAGGGACAGGATACCTTCTCTTGGCCGTACTCTTCACGGTCTTTATCCTAGGCATTTGGCTCCTTTTGGAAAAACAACAGAGCAAGAGCAATCACCAACGTCGTAGACTCTTAACCATCACACTTCCCAATAAAGAAGACCGCCTAGATACTATCCAGGTCGCGCTGGATCAATTTTGTACCGAGTCTGACCTCATCTCAGTAGATACCAGCAATGCTGGTGAATCCTTGCAAACCGTCTACGAAGTCGATCTCAATCCTCAAGTAGATGATTTCCAACTGACAAGCTACCTGACAAGCAAGATTTCTCAGTGCGATGTTTCCTTGACTAAAAAAGCCAAAAAGAAGAAAAATTTATAA
- a CDS encoding ABC transporter ATP-binding protein: MKILLHLQDLVKSFDNQIVLNHVSFELQTGEIIGLIGPSGAGKSTMIKTTLGMEKADGGVALVLNHTMPNRYILGDIGYMAQSDALYETLSGQENLEFFGQLKGLSKKDLKAEIAYIAQVVDLTDYLNKAISGYSGGMKRRLSLAIALLGNPQLLILDEPTVGIDPSLRKKIWKELFALRDNGVGILVTTHVMDEAELTDKVGLLLGGKIIAFDTPQHLKESYQVSSIEEVFLKAEGE; encoded by the coding sequence ATGAAAATATTACTACATTTACAAGATTTAGTAAAATCTTTTGACAATCAAATAGTTCTGAATCATGTCAGCTTTGAATTGCAGACAGGAGAAATTATAGGATTAATTGGTCCGTCTGGTGCTGGTAAATCAACTATGATTAAGACTACGTTAGGAATGGAAAAGGCTGATGGAGGCGTAGCTTTAGTGTTAAATCACACTATGCCCAATCGCTATATTTTAGGAGATATTGGCTATATGGCCCAATCAGATGCTTTATACGAGACCTTGTCAGGCCAAGAAAATCTGGAATTTTTTGGTCAGCTAAAGGGGCTTTCTAAAAAAGACCTGAAGGCGGAAATTGCTTATATAGCTCAAGTAGTAGATCTGACAGACTACTTAAACAAGGCGATATCTGGTTATTCTGGAGGAATGAAACGGCGTTTGTCACTGGCTATCGCGCTTTTAGGAAATCCTCAACTCTTGATTTTGGACGAACCGACAGTTGGAATCGACCCTTCTCTTCGAAAGAAAATCTGGAAAGAATTATTCGCGCTTAGAGACAATGGGGTTGGGATATTAGTTACTACCCATGTTATGGATGAAGCAGAGTTGACGGATAAGGTCGGCTTATTATTAGGCGGAAAAATCATTGCTTTTGATACACCGCAACACTTAAAAGAAAGTTATCAAGTTTCAAGTATTGAAGAAGTATTTTTAAAAGCAGAAGGTGAGTAA
- a CDS encoding FAD-dependent oxidoreductase: MKIVIIGGVAGGMSAATRLRRLMEDAEITIFEKGPFVSFANCGLPYYVSGEIANRDSLLVQTPESLKVRFNLDVRPFHEVIQISPEEHTVTVRHDGQEFTESYDKLILSPGAKPFVPTIEGLAETKNAYTLRNVPDLDEIMTALGNHPKEAVVIGAGFIGLEMAENLAKRGLQVTIVEKAPHVLPPLDQEMAAFVQAELVKNGVRVITSQSATRFEDQGKVIVLENGQKIASDLTILSVGVQPENRLAQAAGIELGLRGGILVDEHYETSQKDIFAVGDAIVVKQEITGQDALISLASPANRQGRQVADVIAGLGRTNKGSIGTAIVRAFDMTAASTGLSERILRMNQLPYKALHVSGKDHAGYYPGATDMTLKLLFDPTSGKIYGAQGVGKKGVDKRIDILATAIKGNLTVFDLPELEFTYAPPFGSAKDPVNMLGYAALNLIEGLSDNIQWYQLEDELDKGKKFLDVRTSGEFQSGRLKVDTIHIPLNELRERLDELDKNQAYIVSCHSGLRSYIAERILKQAGFTVQNLDGAYSLYKMAKPEGVEYGN, translated from the coding sequence ATGAAAATTGTCATTATCGGAGGAGTGGCAGGCGGAATGTCCGCCGCAACACGTCTCAGACGTCTGATGGAAGATGCTGAGATTACTATTTTTGAGAAAGGTCCCTTTGTTTCCTTTGCAAACTGCGGGCTTCCTTACTATGTTTCAGGAGAAATTGCAAACCGTGATAGTTTATTGGTTCAAACTCCTGAAAGTCTCAAGGTACGCTTTAATCTCGATGTGCGACCATTTCACGAGGTTATCCAGATTTCGCCAGAAGAACACACTGTGACGGTGCGGCATGATGGGCAGGAATTCACAGAAAGCTACGACAAGCTGATCCTCTCTCCAGGAGCTAAACCATTTGTTCCTACCATTGAAGGTTTGGCAGAAACTAAGAATGCCTACACACTTCGCAATGTTCCTGATCTCGATGAAATTATGACAGCCTTGGGCAATCATCCAAAAGAAGCTGTCGTTATCGGTGCAGGCTTTATCGGGCTTGAAATGGCTGAAAATCTGGCAAAACGTGGATTGCAAGTCACCATCGTGGAGAAAGCACCCCATGTCTTGCCACCATTAGATCAGGAAATGGCGGCCTTTGTCCAAGCAGAATTGGTCAAAAACGGCGTTCGCGTTATCACTTCTCAGTCTGCGACTCGATTTGAAGATCAAGGAAAAGTCATCGTTCTCGAAAACGGGCAAAAGATCGCTTCTGATCTCACTATCTTATCTGTCGGTGTTCAGCCTGAAAACAGACTGGCTCAGGCAGCTGGGATTGAACTCGGACTACGTGGTGGTATCCTAGTCGATGAACATTACGAAACCAGTCAAAAAGATATCTTTGCAGTTGGGGATGCCATCGTCGTCAAGCAAGAGATTACAGGCCAAGATGCCCTCATCTCTCTCGCTTCTCCTGCCAATCGTCAAGGACGCCAAGTGGCGGACGTCATAGCAGGACTCGGTCGTACAAACAAGGGCAGCATCGGCACTGCTATCGTTCGTGCCTTTGATATGACAGCCGCTTCGACTGGTCTCAGCGAACGCATCCTTCGCATGAATCAACTCCCTTACAAGGCGCTTCATGTCAGCGGGAAAGACCACGCTGGTTATTATCCAGGCGCTACTGATATGACCTTGAAACTCCTCTTTGACCCAACCAGTGGCAAAATCTACGGTGCCCAAGGAGTTGGGAAGAAAGGCGTTGACAAGCGAATCGATATCCTGGCAACTGCTATCAAGGGGAATCTCACCGTCTTTGACTTACCAGAATTGGAGTTCACCTATGCGCCACCATTTGGCTCCGCCAAGGATCCCGTCAACATGCTGGGCTACGCAGCCTTAAACCTAATCGAAGGTTTAAGCGACAATATTCAATGGTACCAACTAGAAGATGAACTGGACAAGGGCAAGAAATTCCTAGATGTACGGACAAGTGGCGAATTCCAGAGTGGCCGACTCAAAGTCGATACCATCCACATCCCCCTAAACGAACTACGGGAACGCTTGGACGAACTGGATAAGAACCAAGCCTATATCGTCAGCTGCCACAGCGGTTTGCGCAGCTATATCGCAGAGCGTATCCTCAAACAAGCAGGATTTACCGTCCAAAACCTTGACGGCGCTTATTCACTATACAAAATGGCTAAGCCAGAAGGAGTAGAATATGGAAACTAG
- a CDS encoding rhodanese-like domain-containing protein has protein sequence MFHLFTKIDSISTRELEAKLKEPIQLLDVRTSTEFHRGHIKNAKNVPLTEIGSYTPATKETLYVICHSGVRSKLAAKKLKKKGYDVINVRGGMSAWTGKVI, from the coding sequence ATGTTTCACTTATTTACAAAAATCGACAGTATTTCTACCAGAGAGTTAGAAGCTAAACTCAAGGAACCAATTCAGCTACTAGATGTTCGGACGTCTACGGAATTTCACAGAGGTCATATCAAAAATGCCAAGAATGTCCCTCTAACCGAAATCGGTTCTTATACACCTGCGACAAAAGAAACACTTTATGTCATTTGTCATTCTGGTGTGCGAAGCAAACTAGCTGCGAAAAAACTTAAGAAAAAAGGCTACGATGTTATCAATGTCCGAGGCGGTATGAGCGCTTGGACAGGAAAAGTGATCTAA
- a CDS encoding sugar O-acetyltransferase, which translates to MASEYQKMIAGEPYRPSAPELRALAQASRQKQAAFNKEEDPLKGAEIIKTWFGSTGQNLYINTRLMVDYGVNIHLGENFYSNWNLTMLDVCPIRIGNNAMLGPNCQFLTPLHPLDPHERNSGVEYGKPITIGDNFWAGGGVIVLPGVTLGNNVVAGAGAVITKSFGDNVVLGGNPARVIKEIPVKEN; encoded by the coding sequence ATGGCTAGCGAATACCAGAAAATGATAGCAGGGGAGCCTTACCGTCCGTCGGCCCCAGAGTTACGGGCCTTGGCGCAGGCTTCTCGCCAAAAACAGGCTGCCTTTAACAAGGAAGAAGACCCCTTGAAGGGGGCGGAGATTATCAAGACTTGGTTTGGTTCAACCGGGCAAAATCTTTATATCAATACTCGCTTGATGGTGGACTACGGTGTCAATATCCATCTAGGGGAAAATTTTTATTCTAATTGGAACTTGACCATGCTGGATGTTTGTCCGATTCGCATCGGGAACAACGCCATGCTTGGCCCCAACTGTCAATTTTTAACCCCACTCCATCCACTGGATCCGCATGAACGTAATTCAGGGGTCGAATACGGCAAGCCCATCACCATCGGTGACAATTTCTGGGCTGGAGGTGGCGTCATTGTCCTTCCTGGAGTGACATTAGGAAATAACGTGGTGGCAGGAGCGGGGGCCGTTATCACCAAGTCCTTTGGAGACAATGTTGTCCTAGGTGGCAATCCTGCGCGCGTAATTAAGGAAATCCCTGTGAAAGAAAACTAA
- a CDS encoding nucleoside phosphorylase, which produces MIQKHAIPILEFDDNPQAVLMPTHEGLDLKLPKKCIYAFLEEEIDRYAQEVGADCVGEFVSATKTYPVYVLDYKGEEICLAQAPVGSAPAAQFMDWLIGYGVEQIISTGTCGVLADIEENAFLVPVRALRDEGTSYHYVAPSRYMEVQIEAISAIEQILEQRDIPYEEVMTWTTDGFYRETAEKVAYRKEEGCAVVEMECSALAAVAQLRGVVWGELLFTADSLADLDNYDSRDWGSDAFDKALELCLAIVHHM; this is translated from the coding sequence ATGATTCAGAAACATGCGATTCCCATTTTGGAGTTTGATGACAATCCCCAGGCGGTCCTTATGCCAACACATGAGGGGCTAGATTTAAAGTTGCCAAAGAAGTGTATCTATGCATTTTTGGAGGAGGAGATTGACCGCTACGCTCAGGAAGTAGGGGCGGATTGTGTTGGTGAGTTCGTTTCGGCCACCAAGACTTATCCAGTCTACGTCCTCGACTACAAGGGCGAGGAGATCTGTCTGGCTCAGGCGCCCGTGGGCTCTGCCCCAGCGGCCCAGTTTATGGATTGGTTGATTGGCTATGGTGTGGAGCAAATCATTTCCACTGGAACCTGTGGCGTCCTAGCCGATATAGAGGAAAATGCCTTTCTCGTCCCTGTTCGCGCTTTGCGAGATGAGGGGACCAGCTACCACTATGTAGCGCCTTCTCGTTATATGGAGGTGCAGATTGAGGCTATCTCTGCCATTGAGCAAATTTTGGAGCAAAGAGACATTCCTTACGAGGAAGTTATGACCTGGACGACAGATGGTTTTTACCGAGAGACGGCCGAAAAGGTTGCTTATCGTAAGGAAGAAGGCTGTGCTGTTGTGGAGATGGAGTGCTCTGCTCTTGCGGCAGTTGCCCAACTACGTGGTGTTGTCTGGGGGGAATTGCTCTTTACCGCAGATTCCTTGGCAGATCTGGACAACTACGACAGTCGTGACTGGGGCTCAGATGCTTTTGATAAGGCACTCGAACTCTGTCTTGCTATTGTGCACCACATGTGA
- a CDS encoding prolyl-tRNA synthetase associated domain-containing protein, whose amino-acid sequence MEAYEKVVEMLNGLDIPFEIVEHEPALTTEQADSFIEGIEGVRTKTMFLTNKKKTAYYLVIMDDKKRLDMDLLKDLVGANRIRMASSESLFEKMSLPAGVVSPFGLLNNTDKDIQVYFDKEIMSEKRMSFHPNTNEKTLFLDTTDILKFLEAIGYEAHIIEL is encoded by the coding sequence ATGGAAGCATACGAAAAAGTAGTAGAGATGCTAAATGGGCTAGATATTCCCTTTGAAATCGTGGAGCACGAGCCAGCCTTAACGACGGAGCAGGCAGATAGTTTTATCGAGGGAATCGAAGGTGTCCGTACCAAAACCATGTTTCTCACCAACAAAAAGAAAACAGCCTATTATCTCGTGATTATGGATGACAAAAAACGTTTGGATATGGACCTCTTGAAAGACTTGGTAGGAGCCAATAGAATCCGTATGGCTTCCTCTGAGAGCCTATTTGAAAAAATGAGCTTGCCCGCAGGCGTTGTCTCTCCATTTGGCTTGCTGAACAATACTGATAAGGACATTCAGGTTTATTTTGACAAAGAAATCATGTCTGAAAAACGGATGAGTTTTCACCCCAATACCAATGAAAAAACTCTCTTTTTAGATACGACAGATATACTCAAATTTCTAGAAGCCATTGGTTACGAAGCTCATATCATCGAGTTATAA
- a CDS encoding polyphosphate polymerase domain-containing protein: MKPLETSFERIETKYVVSKTDLQDLIEDLKDYLVEDDYPTSTISNIYFDTEDFQLIQDSLQDQHKKEKIRMRTYLAQPSADSPVFLEIKSKDDAGVGHKHRVLSQSNIITQLITKGWGENLIKDSFLVAEVQKLRQRYSKALKPRIYISYDRFSLKEKKKIPGFPYQKIRVTLDQNLIYRDKQVCLFADKEGLPLLEDDLVIMEIKAPGDKPQWLQDILDKYGLVEQKFSKHSCAYHKSQGLAYAPQPIRESVGNAYV, translated from the coding sequence ATGAAACCCCTAGAAACAAGCTTTGAACGGATCGAAACCAAGTACGTGGTTTCTAAAACAGACTTACAGGATTTAATAGAAGATTTGAAAGACTACCTCGTCGAAGACGACTATCCGACTTCTACCATTTCCAATATCTACTTTGATACAGAAGATTTTCAGCTCATCCAAGACTCCTTGCAGGATCAGCATAAGAAGGAAAAAATCCGTATGCGGACCTATCTCGCACAGCCAAGCGCTGACAGCCCCGTCTTTCTAGAAATCAAGTCAAAAGATGATGCCGGTGTCGGTCATAAGCACCGCGTCCTATCCCAGTCAAATATCATCACCCAACTCATCACTAAGGGTTGGGGAGAAAATCTGATCAAAGATAGCTTTCTGGTAGCAGAGGTTCAAAAGCTACGTCAACGCTACAGTAAAGCTCTCAAACCGCGTATCTATATCTCTTATGACCGTTTTTCATTAAAAGAAAAAAAGAAAATACCAGGATTCCCCTACCAGAAAATCCGTGTCACTCTTGACCAAAACCTGATCTATCGTGATAAACAGGTCTGCCTATTTGCAGACAAGGAAGGCCTGCCTCTCTTAGAAGACGACCTGGTCATCATGGAAATCAAGGCGCCTGGTGACAAACCGCAATGGCTACAGGATATCCTTGATAAATATGGGCTGGTAGAGCAAAAATTCTCAAAACACTCCTGCGCCTACCATAAATCACAAGGACTGGCCTATGCCCCGCAACCTATCAGAGAAAGTGTAGGTAACGCTTATGTCTAA